In one window of Deinococcus hopiensis KR-140 DNA:
- a CDS encoding aldo/keto reductase: protein MEHRTLGKTGYEISSIGFGAWAIGGTWGEVDDTQSLAALHRALDLGVNFFDTADVYGDGHSERLLRRLRRERSEPFVIATKAGRRLDPHVASGYNRENLRAFVERSLQNLGVEALDLLQLHCPPSVVYGQDEIFEILDDLVREGSLRAYGVSVETVAEALTAIRHPGVATVQIIFNAFRLKPAEEFFAAAREADVGIIARVPLASGLLTGKLRRDTPFASDDHRAFNRHGEAFDRGETFSGVDYEVGLEAARQLQELVPPGTTLAQFALRWILMFPEVSCAIPGARTPAQAESNATAADLPPLTEAQMQAVRRVYDALLRAQVHPLW from the coding sequence CAAGACCGGCTACGAGATTTCCAGCATCGGCTTCGGTGCCTGGGCCATCGGCGGAACCTGGGGCGAGGTGGACGATACCCAGAGCCTGGCCGCGCTGCACCGGGCGCTGGATCTTGGCGTTAATTTCTTTGACACCGCAGACGTGTACGGCGACGGACACAGCGAGCGGCTGCTGCGACGGTTGCGCCGGGAACGATCCGAACCCTTCGTGATCGCCACCAAGGCCGGGCGACGCCTCGACCCCCACGTCGCGAGCGGGTACAACCGCGAGAACCTGCGCGCCTTCGTGGAGCGCAGCCTGCAAAACCTCGGGGTCGAGGCGCTGGACCTGCTGCAGCTGCACTGCCCGCCTTCCGTGGTGTATGGGCAGGACGAAATCTTTGAGATTCTCGACGACCTTGTGCGGGAGGGCTCGCTGCGCGCTTACGGAGTCAGCGTCGAGACGGTCGCCGAGGCCCTCACGGCCATCCGGCACCCGGGCGTCGCCACCGTGCAGATCATCTTCAACGCCTTTCGTCTCAAGCCCGCCGAGGAATTCTTCGCGGCCGCCCGCGAGGCGGACGTGGGGATCATCGCCCGCGTCCCCCTCGCCAGCGGCCTGCTGACCGGAAAGTTGCGCCGGGACACCCCGTTCGCGTCCGACGACCACCGGGCCTTCAACCGGCACGGTGAGGCCTTCGACCGGGGCGAGACGTTTTCGGGCGTCGATTACGAAGTGGGCCTCGAAGCCGCGCGTCAGTTGCAGGAGTTGGTGCCTCCCGGCACGACCCTGGCCCAGTTCGCACTGCGCTGGATTCTGATGTTCCCGGAAGTTAGCTGCGCGATCCCCGGGGCCCGCACCCCGGCCCAGGCCGAGAGCAACGCCACCGCCGCCGACCTGCCTCCCCT